From one Syntrophales bacterium genomic stretch:
- the tolR gene encoding protein TolR → MKRLRNNSTSHRLMSEINVTPLVDVVLVLLIIFMVTAPMLQMGIDVNLPRVQSRSIDVTEEKLVLTINSNREIFINKNYIPYNELRAKMETILSHRLDREVYLRADKTVPYGYVVEVMGELKKAGVDRLGMITEPPETRP, encoded by the coding sequence ATGAAGAGACTCAGAAATAACTCCACATCTCATAGACTAATGTCGGAGATTAACGTTACACCCCTTGTGGACGTTGTCCTCGTTCTGCTTATAATTTTCATGGTTACGGCGCCAATGTTACAGATGGGAATAGACGTCAACCTCCCACGCGTGCAATCCAGAAGTATAGACGTTACAGAGGAAAAACTTGTCCTCACTATAAACAGCAACCGCGAGATTTTCATCAACAAAAACTACATCCCGTATAACGAGCTCCGAGCAAAAATGGAAACCATACTAAGCCACAGATTGGACAGAGAAGTATATCTAAGGGCGGATAAAACGGTCCCTTATGGTTATGTAGTAGAGGTCATGGGGGAACTGAAGAAAGCAGGGGTGGACCGGCTAGGTATGATCACCGAACCACCGGAAACGAGACCCTAA
- a CDS encoding TonB C-terminal domain-containing protein codes for MTFIPDRGEGQKGFFGTLIVSLCIHVLCFVFLSLVPLTAKPRMTFGPIYTVDLVSEPASIRDEQASFLSHGSLSSRTGRELVLRKEEKLTKNFKFDSREHENVLKKTLEDLRRRTYLTPPQSVTPAITGKEWADERFNPYLEIIWKRIKNAWTLPELSTRTIPRETIVHARILKDGTVTQVKIEKSSGDEVYDRTTIRAVHKASPFPPLPEWYEGDYLDVGIRFHDSMARNYK; via the coding sequence ATGACGTTCATTCCAGACAGAGGCGAAGGCCAGAAGGGATTCTTTGGAACTCTCATTGTATCACTGTGCATCCATGTGCTATGCTTTGTTTTTCTCAGTTTAGTCCCCTTAACAGCGAAGCCCCGCATGACCTTTGGTCCCATATACACCGTCGATCTCGTAAGTGAACCTGCCTCTATAAGAGACGAACAGGCATCCTTTTTGTCACATGGATCACTTTCTTCCCGAACGGGAAGAGAACTCGTTTTACGAAAAGAAGAAAAGTTGACAAAAAATTTCAAATTTGACTCAAGAGAACATGAAAATGTTCTTAAAAAAACCTTAGAAGACCTTCGCCGGAGGACATACCTGACACCACCCCAAAGTGTGACCCCAGCAATAACGGGAAAAGAATGGGCAGATGAGCGTTTCAACCCATACCTTGAAATCATATGGAAACGTATAAAAAATGCTTGGACACTACCTGAACTCAGCACAAGGACAATTCCAAGGGAAACCATTGTTCATGCGAGAATCCTAAAAGATGGCACCGTAACACAGGTAAAAATAGAAAAAAGTTCCGGTGACGAGGTTTATGACAGAACCACAATTAGAGCTGTACACAAGGCTAGTCCTTTCCCTCCACTTCCTGAGTGGTACGAAGGAGACTACCTTGATGTGGGTATACGTTTCCACGACAGCATGGCAAGGAACTACAAATGA
- the tolB gene encoding Tol-Pal system beta propeller repeat protein TolB codes for MMLKRIITAIVLVLLCFKITLARVMIDIDSPEFSKIPIAITSFSSNTKTPDSESFSRSLSETLSSFLELTGYFHIIPRKAFLSDPTKNAGIIYEDWRTIGADYITAGRLDIHGKVFKVEMELHDVVKGEKILQKTITIGTMDAVPIAQNLASEILQTLTGDGRIFFTTIAFILRRDGETEIYTIPFHGQGIKRITDLKSLTLSPRWSTDGRYLAFTSYHGGNPEVYVKELKNNSLRKIPLPPGLKLPGSWAPNGKSLLLSVSFEGNQEICNFDLTSGTLTRLTYDPAIDVSPVWSPDGKWIAFVSNRSGSPQIYTMDHHGQNVRRLTYEGDYNTSPAWSPSGNTIAYVGRSGGNFQIFLISTDGETNVQLTDGNPHEHPSWSPDGRYLVCVEKTPNGPVIAIISRNGSFYRRITAGESPSWSPFITH; via the coding sequence ATGATGCTTAAAAGAATCATTACTGCTATCGTGCTCGTACTTCTATGCTTCAAAATTACTCTCGCCAGGGTTATGATCGACATTGATTCCCCGGAATTCTCAAAGATCCCCATAGCCATAACATCTTTTTCAAGTAACACTAAAACACCAGACTCGGAAAGTTTCTCACGCTCGCTTTCAGAAACCCTGTCTTCTTTCCTCGAACTCACAGGATACTTTCACATTATACCCCGTAAAGCCTTTCTAAGTGACCCCACAAAAAACGCAGGAATAATTTATGAAGACTGGAGAACCATTGGTGCCGATTACATCACCGCTGGTCGTCTGGACATCCATGGAAAAGTGTTTAAAGTGGAGATGGAGCTTCACGATGTGGTGAAAGGAGAAAAAATTCTACAAAAGACGATAACAATTGGTACGATGGATGCGGTACCAATAGCTCAGAATTTAGCCTCCGAAATCCTACAGACACTCACAGGAGACGGCAGGATATTTTTCACTACAATCGCATTTATCCTCAGAAGAGATGGAGAAACGGAGATTTACACCATACCTTTCCACGGTCAGGGTATTAAGAGGATTACAGACCTCAAATCTCTGACCCTTTCCCCTCGCTGGTCCACAGACGGTCGTTATCTTGCCTTTACGTCCTATCATGGTGGAAACCCCGAAGTGTACGTTAAGGAATTGAAAAACAATTCTCTGCGCAAAATTCCGCTTCCTCCTGGACTTAAGCTACCCGGTTCCTGGGCCCCCAACGGAAAAAGTCTCCTTCTATCTGTGAGTTTCGAAGGCAACCAAGAAATCTGTAATTTCGACTTAACCTCAGGGACACTAACCCGCCTTACATATGATCCAGCTATAGATGTATCTCCTGTTTGGTCGCCCGATGGGAAATGGATAGCATTCGTTTCAAACAGATCCGGATCGCCTCAGATATACACCATGGACCACCATGGCCAAAATGTCCGCCGTCTCACATACGAAGGGGACTACAATACGTCACCTGCATGGTCTCCCAGTGGAAACACGATCGCTTATGTGGGGAGGAGTGGAGGTAACTTTCAAATCTTCCTAATCAGTACTGATGGTGAAACCAACGTCCAGTTGACAGATGGAAACCCCCATGAACATCCGTCCTGGTCTCCCGACGGTCGATACCTGGTTTGCGTGGAAAAAACACCCAATGGTCCCGTCATTGCCATCATAAGCAGAAATGGTAGCTTCTACCGTCGGATTACAGCAGGTGAAAGTCCGTCATGGTCACCGTTCATTACTCATTAA